Proteins encoded by one window of Desulfovibrio ferrophilus:
- the metF gene encoding methylenetetrahydrofolate reductase [NAD(P)H] has translation MRIRDLMQQSGKFISLEFFPPKDPKDWPAFFETVAALKAVDPLFVSVTYGAGGGTQDNTLEIVRKLRHEQGLTPMAHLTCVGASAEKLHGFLGALEEAGVENVLALRGDPPQGQECWEPDSEEFRHASDLVDFIGRHYPDMGVGVAGYPEGHPECSTFREDFEFLKFKLDAGADFAITQLFFDNRFYWNFLERLSSMGVNKPVIPGVLPIMSLQSAKRILSFCGANIPGKLLLDLEAADAEGGAKAAYKVGMDWAKSQVRGLLEGGAPGVHLYTLNRAEACLELVESLDPALLGR, from the coding sequence GTGCGCATCCGTGACCTGATGCAACAGAGCGGGAAGTTTATTTCCCTGGAATTTTTCCCGCCTAAGGATCCCAAGGATTGGCCAGCTTTTTTTGAAACAGTGGCCGCGTTGAAGGCCGTCGATCCGCTGTTCGTATCCGTGACCTATGGAGCGGGCGGCGGCACTCAGGATAATACCCTGGAGATCGTTCGAAAGCTGAGACACGAGCAGGGGCTGACCCCCATGGCGCATCTGACCTGCGTTGGGGCGTCTGCGGAGAAGCTGCATGGCTTCCTGGGCGCGTTGGAAGAAGCGGGTGTGGAAAATGTGCTTGCCCTGCGTGGTGATCCGCCACAGGGTCAGGAATGCTGGGAACCCGATTCCGAGGAGTTCCGCCACGCCTCGGATCTGGTTGATTTTATAGGCAGGCATTACCCGGATATGGGAGTGGGAGTTGCCGGATACCCCGAGGGGCACCCGGAATGCTCGACCTTCCGCGAGGACTTCGAGTTCTTGAAGTTCAAGCTGGATGCAGGGGCGGATTTCGCCATCACCCAGTTGTTCTTCGACAATCGGTTCTATTGGAATTTTTTGGAGCGACTCTCCAGCATGGGCGTGAACAAACCCGTTATCCCGGGTGTGCTGCCCATCATGAGCCTGCAGTCGGCCAAGCGCATTCTGTCATTCTGCGGGGCAAATATCCCGGGCAAGCTGCTGCTTGATCTGGAAGCCGCCGACGCCGAAGGCGGGGCCAAGGCAGCCTACAAGGTGGGCATGGACTGGGCTAAAAGCCAGGTGCGTGGTTTGCTGGAAGGTGGTGCTCCCGGTGTGCACTTGTACACCTTGAACAGGGCTGAAGCCTGCTTGGAACTGGTCGAGTCGCTGGACCCCGCGCTGCTGGGCCGTTGA
- a CDS encoding ABC-F family ATP-binding cassette domain-containing protein, whose translation MSRISIQSLSKSFGGHDLFESFSLEITGGMRLAVIGPNGCGKSTLLRILANEEVPDFGQVMIPKDTLLGFSKQELNESDLMTPALAWVMAALPSWSEFWEKWEQATETHDEIALNKLTQEQAHLEHLFGYNPEHKAKAVLTGLGFEEQQLNQPLRELSGGWRERAKLARILVEGAGALMLDEPTNHLDLEAVEWLEDYLISFEGPLIFVAHDRVLLDRVATHVLFLGGVKPVVRKGTFTEFLAWMVETEEQRRRAEQKVQDDISKKADFVRRFQSKATKARQANSMKKQVAKLERELEGLKPEAKSRELAFKWPEPARGNRTVLSSVGVQYAYPDSPALWQPLDFNLYAGQKVALAGPNGCGKTTLLKALMGDLKPSAGTVEVGNKITVGYFSQHQADLLDLNKPALAEIRRLSDPRISEEELRSVLGLFMLGESYWERKVRELSGGEKNRLVLATLFLKRANFLVLDEPTNHLDLESRDSLISALRDYPGTILMVAHDRHLMTEVAKEVWWLKHDGIEIFMDGFSGYDRARRAFLEESACSPKADAVRKVSRAEAKEMKRVQAETRNALYKKIKPLRAEYEKLEARLETLLGEQSEVEQSLADPDVYADVPRSTELMKRFSELNEQVEKLMERMGALEEELATLEAEREALTGC comes from the coding sequence ATGTCTCGTATATCCATTCAGTCCCTTTCCAAGTCCTTTGGTGGACACGACCTGTTCGAGTCTTTCTCCCTGGAGATTACCGGCGGGATGCGCTTGGCCGTGATCGGCCCCAACGGCTGCGGTAAATCAACGTTGCTGCGGATTCTGGCCAATGAGGAAGTTCCTGATTTTGGTCAGGTCATGATCCCCAAGGATACACTTCTGGGTTTTTCCAAGCAGGAGTTGAACGAGTCTGATCTCATGACGCCCGCTCTGGCCTGGGTTATGGCCGCGTTGCCGTCCTGGAGCGAATTCTGGGAGAAATGGGAGCAGGCTACCGAAACGCATGACGAGATCGCTCTCAACAAGCTGACCCAGGAGCAGGCGCACCTGGAGCATCTTTTCGGATACAACCCGGAGCACAAGGCCAAGGCCGTGCTGACGGGCCTGGGGTTTGAAGAGCAGCAATTGAATCAACCCTTACGGGAGTTGTCCGGTGGGTGGCGCGAACGTGCCAAGCTGGCGCGTATCCTCGTCGAGGGGGCAGGCGCATTGATGCTGGACGAACCCACCAACCACCTGGATCTGGAAGCCGTGGAGTGGTTGGAGGATTACCTCATTTCCTTCGAAGGTCCGCTCATTTTTGTTGCTCACGATCGTGTGCTTCTGGACCGTGTGGCGACACATGTCCTGTTTCTTGGTGGGGTCAAGCCCGTGGTCCGAAAAGGGACCTTCACCGAATTTCTGGCCTGGATGGTCGAGACCGAGGAGCAACGCCGTCGGGCCGAACAGAAGGTTCAGGACGATATCAGCAAGAAGGCTGATTTCGTGCGCCGCTTTCAATCCAAGGCCACCAAGGCCCGCCAAGCCAATAGCATGAAGAAGCAGGTAGCCAAGCTGGAGAGAGAGCTGGAGGGCTTGAAGCCCGAGGCCAAGTCCAGAGAGTTGGCCTTCAAGTGGCCCGAACCTGCGCGTGGCAACCGGACCGTACTCTCCAGTGTTGGCGTGCAGTACGCCTATCCTGACAGTCCTGCCCTGTGGCAGCCCTTGGATTTCAATTTGTACGCCGGGCAGAAGGTTGCCCTGGCTGGTCCCAACGGTTGCGGCAAGACCACCCTGCTCAAGGCCTTGATGGGCGATCTGAAGCCCTCGGCGGGTACCGTGGAAGTGGGCAACAAGATTACCGTGGGCTATTTCAGCCAGCATCAGGCCGATCTGCTGGATTTGAACAAGCCGGCGCTGGCAGAGATTCGCCGTCTGTCTGATCCACGTATTTCCGAAGAGGAGCTACGGAGTGTGTTGGGGCTCTTCATGCTGGGCGAGAGCTATTGGGAGCGCAAGGTACGCGAGCTGTCCGGTGGCGAGAAAAATCGTCTGGTGTTGGCAACGCTGTTCCTGAAGCGTGCCAACTTCCTGGTGCTGGACGAACCCACCAACCATCTGGACCTGGAAAGCCGGGACTCTTTGATCAGTGCCCTGCGCGATTACCCCGGCACCATCCTGATGGTGGCCCACGACCGCCATCTGATGACCGAGGTGGCCAAGGAAGTCTGGTGGCTGAAGCACGACGGCATCGAAATCTTCATGGACGGCTTTTCGGGTTATGACCGCGCCCGTCGGGCTTTTCTGGAAGAATCCGCATGCAGCCCCAAGGCAGATGCCGTGCGCAAGGTTTCCCGCGCAGAGGCCAAGGAAATGAAGCGCGTGCAGGCCGAGACTCGCAACGCACTGTACAAGAAGATCAAGCCGTTGAGGGCGGAGTACGAGAAGCTGGAAGCCCGATTGGAGACGCTACTTGGCGAACAGTCCGAGGTGGAACAGAGCCTGGCTGACCCTGATGTCTACGCTGATGTGCCTCGATCTACAGAACTCATGAAGCGCTTTTCCGAGCTGAATGAGCAGGTCGAAAAACTCATGGAACGCATGGGGGCACTGGAAGAGGAACTCGCGACTCTGGAAGCCGAGCGCGAAGCGCTGACAGGGTGCTAG
- a CDS encoding substrate-binding periplasmic protein — translation MTSTRIAIILLAFALLSSNLLLLNQQARAEPGASLQDPIIMGCPDKGWPPYHFPKGKDQPLGIMPEIFVEATSTLDYSVELVWLPEKRAMQRLKQGDIDVYTKAKEWVAQPSRYLWSQPVVDSTDVLAFRTGEEWAFNGPTDLDNKVVGTVLGYRYPTLEPLFLSGNATRMDATNTHIQLKMLLSRRTDAAVINQHVAQWLIRETPFLTPQQLRFSKKPLASASYRYVFSTHRDWGDFIQKLDQEMERMRTDGRMDAILDKYR, via the coding sequence ATGACCTCAACCCGCATCGCCATCATCCTGCTCGCATTCGCACTGCTCAGCTCGAACCTGCTCCTGCTGAATCAACAGGCTCGGGCAGAGCCAGGCGCCTCCCTTCAGGATCCCATCATCATGGGCTGCCCGGACAAGGGCTGGCCACCCTACCACTTCCCCAAGGGAAAAGACCAACCCCTTGGCATCATGCCCGAAATATTCGTAGAGGCGACTTCAACGCTGGACTACAGTGTCGAGTTGGTATGGCTCCCCGAAAAGCGCGCCATGCAACGCCTGAAGCAGGGAGACATCGACGTCTACACCAAGGCCAAGGAATGGGTGGCCCAGCCTTCACGCTACCTGTGGTCCCAACCAGTCGTTGATTCCACCGATGTCCTGGCTTTTCGCACCGGGGAAGAATGGGCTTTCAACGGCCCTACGGACTTGGATAACAAAGTCGTAGGCACAGTACTGGGATACCGCTACCCCACGCTGGAGCCGCTCTTTTTATCCGGCAACGCCACCCGCATGGACGCCACCAATACCCACATTCAATTGAAAATGCTCCTCAGCAGGAGAACAGATGCCGCAGTAATCAACCAGCACGTGGCCCAGTGGCTGATTCGGGAAACCCCATTTCTCACTCCGCAGCAACTCAGATTCTCAAAGAAACCGTTGGCTTCAGCCAGCTACCGCTACGTATTCAGCACGCACCGTGACTGGGGAGACTTTATCCAGAAGCTGGACCAGGAAATGGAGCGAATGCGAACCGACGGCCGTATGGACGCCATTCTGGACAAATACCGCTAG
- a CDS encoding aminotransferase class IV, with translation MIPIMESEDYLKKMLSTRRPGRKDVLAFYEHRLGGICQDPNLMLLPLDDHIVHRGDGVFETMKYLGRKIYQLDAHINRMKRSAKAIHLDPPCTWERLKEIIIKVAKAGEEDNGLVRVLLGRGPGGFGIAPDECPMASLYVVAYKFTPKPQHWYDKGATAFRTSIPAKQDWIAQIKSVNYLPNVLMKREAMEKGFDYPICFDEHDFLAEGATENMCIVDRDGTIVVPEFSNALPGTTLLRALELLAPERKSFFRKISEGQLASAREILVFGTTGDCLPIVRYEGKPIHDARPGPVCQRARELILKDMEENGLPF, from the coding sequence ATGATCCCGATCATGGAATCTGAAGATTATCTGAAGAAGATGCTTTCCACCCGCCGCCCGGGGCGCAAGGATGTTCTGGCCTTTTACGAGCATCGTCTGGGTGGTATCTGCCAGGATCCCAATCTGATGCTGTTGCCGTTGGACGATCATATCGTTCACCGCGGCGATGGCGTGTTCGAGACCATGAAGTACCTGGGGCGCAAGATCTATCAGCTTGATGCCCACATCAACCGCATGAAGCGGAGCGCAAAGGCCATCCATCTGGACCCGCCGTGCACCTGGGAACGCTTGAAGGAAATCATTATCAAGGTCGCCAAGGCGGGCGAGGAAGATAATGGGCTGGTGCGAGTGTTGCTGGGGCGTGGTCCCGGGGGCTTCGGCATTGCCCCGGACGAGTGCCCCATGGCCAGCCTGTACGTGGTGGCCTACAAGTTTACGCCCAAGCCTCAGCACTGGTATGATAAGGGGGCAACGGCCTTCCGTACCTCCATTCCGGCCAAACAGGATTGGATTGCCCAGATCAAGAGCGTGAACTACCTGCCCAACGTGCTCATGAAGCGTGAGGCTATGGAAAAGGGTTTCGACTATCCCATCTGTTTTGACGAGCATGATTTCCTGGCCGAAGGTGCCACCGAAAACATGTGCATTGTGGACCGTGACGGAACTATCGTCGTTCCCGAGTTTTCCAATGCCCTGCCGGGAACCACCCTGTTGCGTGCCCTGGAATTGCTGGCCCCTGAACGTAAGAGTTTCTTTCGCAAGATTTCCGAAGGCCAGTTGGCCTCGGCACGAGAGATCCTTGTCTTCGGCACCACGGGTGATTGCCTGCCCATCGTTCGTTATGAAGGAAAACCCATCCATGACGCTCGCCCCGGACCGGTCTGCCAGCGTGCACGGGAATTGATCCTCAAGGATATGGAAGAGAACGGACTGCCGTTCTAA
- the leuB gene encoding 3-isopropylmalate dehydrogenase, with the protein MELKICFLPGDGIGPEIMEQAGTVLEAVAEKFGHTLTASSARIGGVAIDADGVPLPQETIDACKAADAVLLGAVGGPKWDEIDPAIRPERGLLAIRKEMGLFANLRPAQLFPQLKHACFLRPDLVENGLDVMVIRELTGGIYFGEPKGIEEKDGEKMGYNTMVYYEHEVERIARVAFEAARKRDKRLCSVDKANVLDVSRLWREVVIRTHADYPDVELTHMYVDNAAMQLVRNPSQFDVIVTGNLFGDILSDEAGCITGSIGMLPSASLGTDGPGLYEPIHGSAPDIAGQDKANPLATILSVAMMLRHSFNLTAEAEAIEAAVSKVLDQGYRTGDIREEGCELIGCQKMGQLVVEAI; encoded by the coding sequence ATGGAACTCAAAATCTGTTTTCTCCCTGGTGACGGCATTGGCCCCGAGATCATGGAGCAGGCAGGCACGGTGCTCGAGGCCGTGGCTGAAAAATTCGGTCATACCCTGACCGCCTCCAGCGCGCGTATCGGCGGTGTGGCCATTGATGCCGACGGCGTGCCCCTGCCTCAGGAAACCATCGACGCATGCAAGGCCGCGGACGCGGTACTGCTGGGTGCCGTTGGTGGGCCTAAATGGGACGAAATCGACCCCGCCATCCGTCCCGAGCGTGGGTTGTTGGCCATTCGCAAGGAGATGGGGCTGTTTGCCAACCTGCGCCCGGCCCAGTTGTTCCCGCAGCTCAAGCACGCCTGCTTCCTGCGTCCGGACCTCGTTGAAAATGGCCTGGATGTGATGGTCATTCGCGAGCTGACTGGCGGTATCTACTTCGGCGAGCCCAAGGGCATCGAGGAGAAGGACGGCGAAAAGATGGGCTACAACACCATGGTCTACTACGAGCATGAGGTTGAGCGCATCGCCCGGGTGGCCTTCGAGGCTGCACGTAAACGCGACAAGCGTCTCTGCTCTGTGGACAAGGCCAACGTGCTGGATGTCTCCCGCCTGTGGCGTGAGGTCGTCATCCGTACCCATGCCGACTACCCGGATGTGGAGTTGACCCACATGTATGTCGACAACGCAGCCATGCAGCTGGTGCGTAACCCTTCGCAATTCGACGTCATCGTCACCGGCAACCTGTTTGGTGACATCCTGTCTGATGAGGCGGGTTGCATCACCGGTTCCATCGGCATGCTGCCTTCGGCTTCTTTGGGAACGGACGGCCCCGGCCTGTACGAGCCCATTCATGGCTCGGCCCCGGATATTGCCGGTCAAGACAAGGCCAACCCCTTGGCGACCATCCTTTCCGTTGCCATGATGCTTCGTCATTCCTTCAATCTTACTGCCGAGGCCGAGGCCATCGAGGCCGCAGTGTCCAAGGTCCTGGACCAGGGCTATCGCACCGGCGACATCCGTGAAGAAGGGTGTGAGTTGATCGGCTGTCAAAAAATGGGGCAGCTGGTGGTAGAAGCAATTTGA
- a CDS encoding (deoxy)nucleoside triphosphate pyrophosphohydrolase → MNGQLPEVDVVAAVIWRGRKFLAVCRPEGKPQAGFWEFPGGKVEPGESREDALARELNEELGLTPTTWAYWREKYHTYEHIRVRLHFYHVYQFAGRATAREEQGLAWLNAEEAGQYPFLEADTEIVAALIDGPASEGAI, encoded by the coding sequence CTGAACGGGCAATTGCCTGAGGTCGATGTCGTGGCCGCCGTGATCTGGCGGGGCCGGAAATTCCTGGCTGTCTGCCGTCCGGAAGGCAAGCCGCAGGCCGGTTTCTGGGAATTTCCCGGAGGCAAGGTCGAGCCTGGCGAATCTCGAGAGGATGCCCTGGCGCGAGAACTAAATGAAGAACTGGGGCTGACCCCCACGACCTGGGCCTATTGGCGTGAGAAATACCACACCTATGAGCACATTCGGGTCCGGTTGCATTTTTATCATGTTTATCAGTTTGCAGGCCGCGCCACTGCCAGGGAAGAGCAGGGGCTGGCCTGGCTGAATGCCGAAGAAGCCGGGCAGTACCCGTTTCTGGAAGCTGATACCGAAATCGTGGCGGCCCTGATCGACGGGCCAGCTTCCGAAGGAGCAATATAG
- a CDS encoding aspartate-semialdehyde dehydrogenase, which translates to MAKEGYVVAVCGATGAVGRTMLEVLEQRDFPASKVIALASERSAGKKVPFKGGELTVEVLNEYSFEGVDLALFSAGGSTSKTFAPLAAKAGCVVVDNSSAWRMDPECPLVVPEVNPHDLEWHKGIIANPNCSTIQMMVALKPIHDAAKIKRVVVSTYQAVSGTGQKAIDELAGQVTMMFNGQVEDIEPSAYPHRIAFNCLPHIDIFMDNDYTREEMKMVHETTKIMGDESIKVTATAVRVPVFYGHSESINIETELKLSAKECRALLTQAPGVQVLDNPAEQIYPMPIEAQGQDATYVGRIREDETIANGLNIWVVSDNIRKGAATNTVQIAEKLIEMDLVRVP; encoded by the coding sequence ATGGCCAAGGAAGGATATGTCGTCGCAGTCTGTGGTGCCACCGGTGCGGTGGGACGTACGATGCTGGAAGTGCTTGAACAACGTGATTTTCCTGCCAGCAAGGTAATCGCTTTGGCGTCCGAGCGCAGTGCTGGTAAAAAAGTGCCTTTCAAGGGTGGCGAGCTCACCGTTGAAGTGCTCAATGAGTATTCCTTCGAGGGCGTGGATCTGGCCCTGTTCTCTGCTGGAGGCAGCACTTCCAAGACCTTTGCCCCTCTGGCCGCCAAGGCCGGATGCGTGGTGGTGGACAACTCCAGCGCCTGGCGCATGGACCCCGAGTGCCCGCTGGTGGTGCCTGAGGTGAACCCTCATGATTTGGAGTGGCACAAGGGAATCATCGCTAACCCCAACTGTTCGACCATTCAGATGATGGTCGCCCTGAAGCCCATCCATGATGCCGCAAAGATCAAACGTGTGGTGGTGTCCACCTATCAGGCCGTGTCTGGAACCGGACAGAAAGCCATCGACGAGTTGGCTGGTCAGGTGACCATGATGTTCAATGGTCAGGTGGAGGATATCGAGCCCAGCGCTTATCCCCATCGCATCGCCTTCAACTGTCTGCCACATATCGATATCTTCATGGACAATGATTACACCCGTGAAGAGATGAAGATGGTGCACGAGACGACCAAGATTATGGGTGATGAGTCCATCAAGGTCACGGCCACTGCTGTTCGCGTTCCTGTGTTCTACGGCCACAGCGAATCCATTAACATCGAGACCGAGCTGAAGCTCAGTGCCAAGGAATGTCGCGCTTTGCTGACACAGGCTCCTGGCGTGCAGGTCCTCGATAACCCGGCGGAACAGATCTATCCCATGCCCATTGAGGCTCAGGGCCAGGATGCCACGTATGTCGGTCGCATCCGCGAGGACGAAACCATCGCCAATGGGCTGAACATCTGGGTCGTTTCTGATAACATCCGCAAGGGTGCGGCAACCAACACCGTGCAGATTGCTGAGAAGTTGATCGAAATGGACCTCGTTCGCGTCCCCTAA